One window of the Helicoverpa zea isolate HzStark_Cry1AcR chromosome 7, ilHelZeax1.1, whole genome shotgun sequence genome contains the following:
- the LOC124631711 gene encoding synaptic vesicle glycoprotein 2B-like yields MGLDFLEHGADFEAAISATGFGRFHFCLLAVTGLIYANTAIGITIVSFVLPAATCDFRMTSSDKGWLTAAPMLGMVLGSYFWGCLADTKGRKIVLVSTLLMDGIVGIISSFVQILPVFMACRFINGFSVAGAMGICFPYLGEFQQTKYREKILCWMEMFWTLGVILLPLIAWGIIPITGIRIESGSFSYDSWNWFVAACGVPSLMLGFWLFYFPESPKFMMECGDYDDALKVLKSIYRQNTGDDPENYPIKSLKEKVRTVSVGSQTSVKSVRSLSMRKPKDLKRLFSEIWVQTKALCRPPYLKYTILTCIIQFGLTTSYYTLMIWFPELFNRYEEFEHRFPNTSASVCDVSGIVVVDEYEGDPFDCLKTIDSSVYMHTLIVGLACIPTSLWLPLCVHKLGAKFFLIFSLGFAGVVTVGLYFVQNSTQNLVLSCIFEALTSLAISLVFCVLVDLFPTNLRVMAAALSLTAGRGGGLIGNLSFGYLIDINCVIPIVVFSAFLFIAAILCFFLPKTGQEALD; encoded by the exons TGATCTACGCAAACACTGCCATCGGTATCACTATAGTGTCGTTCGTCTTGCCGGCGGCGACATGTGACTTCCGAATGACTTCCTCGGACAAGGGCTGGCTCACTGCCGCACCTATGTTGG GCATGGTGCTCGGATCATACTTCTGGGGCTGCTTGGCAGACACAAAAGGCCGTAAAATCGTGCTGGTCTCGACCCTGTTGATGGACGGTATCGTTGGAATCATCTCCTCCTTCGTACAAATCCTGCCCGTCTTCATGGCTTGCCGATTCATTAACGGTTTCTC tgtTGCTGGCGCTATGGGTATCTGTTTCCCCTACTTGGGTGAATTCCAACAGACCAAATACAGAGAGAAGATCCTCTGCTGGATGGAAATGTTCTGGACCCTCGGAGTCATCTTATTGCCAT TGATCGCTTGGGGCATCATCCCTATCACCGGCATCCGTATCGAAAGCGGCAGCTTCTCTTACGACTCCTGGAACTGGTTCGTGGCCGCGTGCGGTGTTCCCTCCCTGATGCTCGGCTTCTGGCTGTTCTACTTCCCCGAGAGCCCCAAGTTCATGATGGAGTGCGGCGACTACGACGATGCCCTTAAGGTCCTCAAGAGCATCTACAGACAAAACACCGGTGATGATCCCGAAAACTACCCG aTCAAAAGCCTCAAGGAAAAAGTACGAACCGTGTCTGTAGGTTCTCAGACCTCTGTAAAATCCGTCCGAAGCTTGAGCATGCGCAAACCCAAGGACCTCAAGCGATTGTTCTCTGAAATCTGGGTGCAGACCAAGGCTCTGTGCAGGCCGCCCTACCTCAAATACACCATCCTTACCTGCATTATCCAGTTCGGATTGACCACCAG TTACTACACCCTCATGATCTGGTTCCCCGAGCTGTTCAACCGTTACGAGGAGTTCGAGCACCGCTTCCCCAACACCTCAGCTTCCGTATGCGACGTCTCCGGTATCGTGGTCGTGGATGAATACGAAGGCGATCCCTTCGACTGCTTGAAGACCATCGACTCCAGCGTGTATATGCATACCTTGATCGTCGGTCTGGCTTGCATCCCGACTTCTCTGTGGCTGCCTCTTTGCGTACACAAACTTGGTGCTAAGTTCTTCTTGA TCTTCAGTTTGGGCTTCGCCGGCGTAGTGACAGTCGGCCTGTACTTCGTACAGAACTCCACTCAGAACCTGGTGCTTTCGTGCATCTTTGAAGCCCTCACCTCGCTCGCCATCAGTTTGGTGTTCTGCGTGCTGGTCGACTTGTTCCCTACAAACCTCAG GGTAATGGCAGCCGCGCTCTCCCTGACGGCGGGTCGAGGTGGCGGTCTGATCGGCAACCTGTCCTTCGGCTACCTCATCGACATCAACTGTGTCATCCCCATCGTCGTCTTCTCGGCATTCCTTTTCA TTGCTGCAATACTCTGCTTCTTCTTGCCAAAGACCGGACAGGAAGCCCTAGATTAA